GCATACTCTCTCAGCTCCATTCCTAATCAAACCGAATTACAACTGACCATCAAACGAGTTGTTGATGGCAAAGTATCTAATTATATTGTCGATAGCCTAGAAGAAGGGCACGTTGTATCAGTATTAAAGCCGGCAGGTGAGTTTCATATAGAGCAACCACACGGTGAGCGTATTGTCTTATTAAGTGCCGGGTGTGGGATCACTCCGGTTATGTCAATGGCAAAGACTTTGCTTGCCGATGACAATGATAATACTGATATTCACTTTATCCATGCTGCTACGGCATTGGATCAAGTGATTTATCATCAAGAATTACTTGAAATGGCGGCCTCACATGAGCGTTTTCATTTAGATGTGATGCTTGAAGATGCCAAAGGTAGTCATTACCTCGAAGGGCGTTTAACTCAAGCAGCGCTCAAACAATATTGCCCGGATATTGCAGATCGCAGTGCATTCTTATGTGGGCCAGTTGGTTTTATGGCGGCGATGCAAGAAAATCTCCAAGCGCTGGGTATGAACATGGACTATTTCTATCAAGAAAGTTTTACTCCGGCCGAATCTGAGCAACCCGAAGTCACACAACAAGGTTTAGCTGACAAAGCACAGGCATTGAGCCAAGCGAGTGTTTTTGTTCCAACATTTGATGCGCAAGTCGAAGTCAAAGTGGGTAGTGTCCTGATTGATGCCTTGGAAGCGGCTAAAGTACCTGTAATTGCGGCATGTCGTAGTGGGATTTGTGGCTCATGCAAATGTAAAGTTACGCAAGGGGAATATACTCGCACTAGTACCGCGACCTTAACCGAAGAAGAATTAGAGCAAGGCTTTGTCTTGGCCTGTTCTTGTCAAATTGGCTCGGATGTCGAAGTGGCGCTGAATTAATCATTATTCCTATATTTATCGATAAAAGAAAAGGTCATGATGATATTCATCATGACCTTTTTGTCTCAATGTTCTTAAACAACGAATTATTATTTCGTCGTTGGCGCTTCTTGAAGTTTTTTCATTACACTATCAAGGTTAAATGATGCAGGGCTTTGGCTTGGCGGGAATTCTTTGAAAGTTTCTAAGAATTTTGCCACGTAAGCTTGTGCTGGTACGTATAGATAAACATGATCCAATACCCAGTCCCAATAAGTGTTAGAAGTAATATCGGCTTCTTCATATGGGTCTGAACGTAGGTTGAATAGTTTAGGTGTACGTAATGGAGTGAATGGTTCTGCCCAGACTAATAAGGTTCCTTTTGCTCGTTGCTCCATGAAGACCACTTTCCAATCTTCATAACGAAGGGCAACCAGTTGACCATCATCATTGAAGTAGAAGAACTCTTTACGTGGTGATTCAGTCGCTTTACCTGTTAAGTAAGGAAGTTGGTTATAACCGTCAAGGTGTACTTTAAAGGTTTTGTCGCCAACTTTTTTACCTTTAAGTAGTTCTTCTTTGACATTGGTTTGACCTACTGCGGCAAGGATAGTTGGGAACCAATCAAGACCACTGACAATTCCATTAGCTACGCTTCCTGGTTTTATATGACCAGGCCAACGGATCATAGCGGGTACACGGTAAGCGCCTTCCCAGTTAGTCACTTTTTCACTACGGAATGGGCTATTTGCTGCATCTGGCCATGAGTTTTTATGCGGACCATTATCGGTGGTGTAAAGTACGATTGTATTATCGGCAACACCTAGGTCATCCAATTTTTTCAAGATGGTTCCAACTTGGCCATCATGTTCAATCATGCCATCAGCGTATTCAGTACGAGAGTTTAGGCCAGGCTTATCACGATGCTCGGCTTTGACGTGAGTACGGAAGTGCATGCGGGTGGCATTCCACCATACAAAGAAAGGCTTATCGGCTTTTACTTGTTTTTCCATGAAATCCATCGCTGCAGAAACAGTTTCTTCATCAATGGTTTCCATACGTTTACGTGTTAATGGACCAGTGTCTTCAATTTTACCGTCAGCATAAGAGTGAATGACACCACGAGGGCCATATTTTTTCTTAAATTCTGGATCTTGTGGATAGTTACGTTGCTCGGGTTCTTCTTCGGCATTGAGGTGATAAAGGTTACCAAAAAATTCATCAAATCCGTGATTGGTTGGTAAGAACTTATCACGGTCACCTAAGTGGTTTTTACCAAATTGACCAGTCGCATAACCTAAAGGTTTTAACATTTGTGCGATAGTGACATCACGGTCTTGTAAACCCACATCAGCCCCGGGAAGACCAACTTTTGCGAGCCCTGTTCGCAAGGTTGTTTGGCCAGTAATAAAGGTTGAACGACCCGCAGTACAACTTTGCTCGGCGTAGTAGTCGGTAAATATTACCCCGTCATTGGCAATTTTATCGATGTTTGGAGTGTGATAGCCAACCAGTCCCATGGTGTAAGCAGAAATATTGGATTGACCAATATCATCGCCAAATATTACTAAGATATTTGGTTTGTCTGTGGCTGAGTAAGCATTACATGAGGCGAGTACCGCCCCGAGGGTGAATGTTCTCTTTAAGATAGGATGCATGAATCCTCCTGAGCATTTATCCATAAATTGTAGAGTTAAACTCTAGGTACAAATATCAACTAACACTTTGATATTTAATTCCATTTATCAGTGTAATGTATCCGTTAACGAAATATTAGTGGTTGATATTAAATAGTTATGAACTTTTGTCCTTTATTTGTTCAATTTGTGGCTTAGAGCTAACTTCTGTTGTTATTTTGAAGCTTTTCTACATGGAATACTTATTACTATAAGTATGATAGTGACCATAACTCTATGAAGTTTATAAGCAATATAACCCTTGGTAATGTGAATTTAGACATATACTAATTAATAGTACATATCTTAGTTATTGGTACATATCTTAGTTATTGGTAGATCATAATGATGAGGATTTTATGACAACGACACATGATTCAATACAAACACTGAAGGATCAGGTTGAACGATCCGTTGTAGGCCAATCCCATGTGGTCAATTCGTTAATATTGGGGTTATTGACTGGTGGGCATATTTTGTTGGAAGGATTGCCGGGCACCGCTAAAACTCGCTCAGTCAAAGCGCTAGCCAATGTGTTACAAACACAATTTGGCCGCATTCAATTTACTCCGGATCTACTACCGTCGGATGTGACCGGCACCGAGCTTTATCAAGAAGTTGAGGGTAAACATCAATTGCGTTTTCAAGCAGGGCCGATTTTTAACAATATTGTCCTTGCCGATGAAATAAACCGTGCACCAGCAAAAGTTCAAGCGGCATTATTAGAAGCGATGGCCGAAGGAACGATCACCGTCGGTGACAAAACGCATCAATTACCTGAATTATTCATGGTACTTGCCACGCAAAACCCGATTGAGCAAGAAGGAACCTACCCATTACCTGAAGCTCAAATGGACCGTTTTTTATTAAAAGTCGACGTCGATTACCCTGACGCTTCAGCAGAAAAAGAGATCATTCGTTTGGTGCGTCATGAAGAAAAGGGAGCGCAACAGTCTCAATCAGATTCGATAATCGCTACCCCGTTTGATATCCAATCGGTATTTGATGCTCGCGAGCAAATTGCTAAGGTGGAAGTCTCGGATATGGCGGAAGATTATATCGTTAATTTGATTATGGCGACCCGTTCACCAAGTGATTACCCCAATGCTTCTCTATCAAAATGGATTCAAGTTGGCTCGAGTCCCCGCGCCTCTATTGCGTTAGACAAATGTGCCCGAGCGCAGGCCTGGCTTGCCGGTCGTGATCATGTTATTCCGGATGATATTCGCGCCGTAGTACCTATGGTCATGGGACATCGTTTTATCCTTTCTTATGATGCGCTAGCCGACGGTGTGACTCATCAGCAAGTCATTGATGAATTATTGAATACAGTCACGATCGGTTAAGAGAGGCGCTATGGCAACGCAAGGTCTTGACTCAAGAATATATTGTGAATTTTCGCGTTTGGTTCGCTTACAAGCCCAAGTTCATTCGTTTAGCTTTTTACCCAAAATGAATGCGGGGACGGCGTTGGCGGGGCGGCATAATTCACGTTTTCGTGGGCGAGGGTTGAACTTTGAAGAATTACGCCATTATCAATTAGGTGATGATATTCGAAATCTCGATTGGAAAGTGACCATTCGAACTGGTAAGCCACACGTTAGAATGTATACCGAAGAAAAAGATCGCAATGTGATTGTTGCGGTCGATCAACGCAGTGGGATGTTTTTTTCTTCGGTGAATGTCATGAAGTCGGTGGTTGCTGCTGAAATTGCTGCACTGACCGGGTGGCGAGTGATTAAAGACAACGACCGAGTGGGATTTAGCTTTGCAACGCCCGAACATTTGATTTATCACAAAGCGCAGCGTTCGCAAAATGATTTATTACGCGAACTTCGTTATTTAGCGCAACGTAACCAAGCCTTAAATGTCGATTCAAAAAATACTCAACAAGTCACTTTTAGCGAATGGATTAAAAGTCTGGCTCAATTAAAGCTTAAAGCCGCAACGATTGTAATCATCAGTGATTGGCATGACACGACAGAGCAGGACATCAAACGTTTGCAGCATTTACAGCAACATAATGATGTCTTAAGCATTTTAGTAGCGGACCCTATGGAAGCGTCATTACCGGAAAATATTGCTAAAAATCGCTGGGTGATTGGTGATGGACATTATCAATTAAGCTTAGATACCCATCATAAAGTTAGCGCTGCCAATCAAAGTTTAACAACTCAAACGAATTTAAAGCGTGACCAGTTGATTAAAATTATGGCCATGAATGCCATGCCTGTGATTGAACTGGACACTAGCGGTGAGCACGTTAAACAATTTAAGCGTTCAATTGGAGGTCCAGCATGACACAACCTGAACCACCAAGGTCTTATATTTTAAAAGGGTTAGAAGAAGTCGGCTTACCCGACCATGTTAGCTGGTTTCCTCAAACTCTGGGTTGGAAAATTCTAGCCATGATTTTGTTGTTGGTCGTGATGTACTTTTCTTATAAAAAAGCGCGTTCTTGGTGGCTTAATCGTTATCGTATGGAAGCACTAAAAGTCACCACCGCACTACCTCTTGATGATCCTAAATTCGAATATAAATTATTTATCATTATTAAACGGGTCATGGGGCATTTAGATGCTCAGCATCAAGCACTTTATGGTGAGCAATTTGTGATGGCCTTGACGACTTATCCAATGCGTAGCCCGATTCAATTAGCGCCGCCTTTAGCACAAGCTTGGCTGGCCTCGTTGACCTCGACTCAATATGCGTTGACGGAATCGGATAAACAAGCACTCAAACATTATTGCTTAGCTTGGCTTCAGTATCACCATTTAGGGAGAGGTCAATGATCACTTCTTCGTTAGATTTTATCAGCCCACAATGGTTTTGGGTATTACCGCTGCCCATTTTGGTTTATTGGTTCGTTCCGGCTTATCGAACAAAGCGAACCGCCATTAAAGTGCCGTTTTTTGATTTATTGATTAACGCTTTGGGTGAAGAGCCTTCAGAAGGGGCAACTCAGTTGAAGCCTAGCTGGTGGCAACGAATCATTTTATTGGTCAGTTGGTTATGTGTGGTCATTGCCTTAGCTCAGCCACAAATGCTTGGTGAACCACAAGTGCGTAAAAGTATGGGGCGAGATGTGATGGTGGCGGTCGATTTATCAGGTTCGATGTCAGAACAAGATTTTACTGATGCCAATGGCAAAAGTATTGATCGCCTTAATGCGGCTAAATCGGTACTAAAAGATTTCATTAAAGAGCGAGAAGGCGATCGGCTTGGTTTGATTTTGTTTGGTGATGCGGCATTTGTACAAACACCATTCACCGCAGATCATGAAGCATGGTTGACATTATTAGATCAAACAGAAGTGGCAATGGCCGGTGAAAGTACGGCATTAGGTAATGCAATAGGGCTGGCGATTAAAACATTTGAACAAAGTTCTCAAGAGGCTGGGGCGGCTCAAAGGGAGAAAGTCGTGATTGTGTTAACCGATGGCAATGATACGGCCAGTTTTGTTGAACCGATTGATGCAGCCAAAGTAGCAGCGGCAAAAGGTGTGCGTATTCATGTTATTGCCATGGGAGATCCTACTACCGTTGGGGAGCAAGCACTGGATATGGATGTGATTAATAAAATTGCAAAAGATACCGGAGGACAAGCTTTCCAAGCCAAAGACCGCAATGGCTTACAAAAAGCTTATGATGATATTAATCAGCTTGAGCCTAAATTGTATGAAAGTACCACTTATCGTCCCAAGGTTTCGTTGCAACATTATTTTATGGCTGTCGTCATGGTGTTGTATTTACTGGCCTTTACTCTAATGACAATAAAGCGTATTCGTAGCCAGTCACACGATAGAGCGTCTCAAGCCTCATCCAAAGGAGGTGAGCATGTTTGATTCACTGCTTTGGCAACAAATATTGAGTCAGTTTCACTTCATTCGCCCATGGTGGTTATTGAGCTTTATTCCATTTGGCATCATTGTTTTTTTACGTTGGTATTACGATGCAAAATCTGAGTTTTCGGATATTTTGCCGCCACATTTACGACGTGCTTTGACCATAGGTGAGCAAGGATGGAAAAAACAGCTGCCGCTTAAATTACTCGCGATCTCGATTGCCATTGGGATTGTCATTTGTGCCGGACCGACATGGCAAAGAGAAGCCTCACCCTTTGGTGAAGATAAAGCCCAAATGGTGGTGGTATTAGACAATTCTGAATCGATGCTTGAAAGCGATTTAGCTCCCAGTCGTCTTGAACGTTCGAAACAAAAAATTCGTGACCTATTAACCTTACGAGCGGGAGGAAAAACCGGGTTGGTAGTGTATGCAGGCACCGCTCATACCGCCATGCCTTTAACTCAAGATAGCGCAGTGTTTGCTCCATTTTTAGCGGCAATTTCACCGGATATTATGCCGACCGCCGGAAAATTTGCGGAGACCAGTTTACCGGTAGTTGACCGCTTATTGGATGGAGCTCTGGGCGGCACCATTTTATTAGTGACCGATGGCGTAACGCCTAAAGCAATCGAGGAATTTGCACAATTCTTTCAAGAAAAGCCATATCAATTATTGATTCTAGCGGCAGGGAATCCTGATGTCGCCACAAATAACCCGATTGATATGAAATCACTCCATACATTAGCCGATAAAACTCACGGCCGGGTGGTTGAAGTGACCGTGGATAATCGCGATATTCAAACCTTGAATAATGAGATTGAGCGAAATATGCAAATTAATGGTGAGTCAGCAATGCCGTGGAAAGATATGAGTCATCCTCTCATTATTGTGATTGCTGTATTGATTTTATTTTGGTTCCGTAAAGGCTGGTTAGTGCAATGGTGTTTGATTGCCACGTTGACCGTTGGCATGCTTCCTCATTCAGCTCATGCCTCGGTGTATCTAAAAGCGAAAGAGAATAGCCCTGTGGTGGAATTATCTTTATGGGATAAAATTTCGCAATCTTGGATGGATCTTTGGCTTACTCCTGAGCAGCAAGGTCAGCGTTTATTCAATCAATTAGACTATTTAGAGGCTGCTAAGCATTTTGAGGATCCAATGAAAAAAGGGATTGCCTACTATTATGCTGCGGAATTTAAACTGGCTCAGAGCGAATTTATTGAAGCTAAATCGGACTTGGGATTGTATTACGCGGCAAGTGCTTTAGCGCATCAACGTGAATATGTGGCCGCGAGAGGGTTGTTAACTCAATTATCTCAAAAAGAGGATTTATCCCCAGAGTTACTGAAAAAGGTGCAACATAACCTCGCCGTCGTCAAAGAGATTGTTGAGGATATTAACCGAATGAGTAAAAGCCAAGTGGGAACTGCGGATGGGCCGGGAGCGAGTCGGGAGCTTGGTAATGAACCTCAGACAGGAGATGGTGCCGATGAGCAAGCTTCAGCCCAAGAAACGGTACAAGAAAAATTGACTGCAGAGCAAATCTTGGGCAGTGATGAGTTAGCCAATAAATGGCTTAAAAAAGTGGATGCGGATCCTAAATTCTTTTTGAGTCGTAAGTTTGCCTTACAGTTGCAACAAAAGGCAGTCAGTGACACTGTCACCAAGTCGGCGTCAGATACCCAATCTGCTTCGTCGTCATCACAAGGAGAACAATAATGAAGAGATCTCGTTGGCTGGTGGTGATAAGCCTTTTGATGATGGCGCTGACAACTTCATTGGCTCAGGCGCAATCTGAGAAAGTGAGCGCAATACAGACCCATAAAATTAGCGATCAGGTCGTGGAAGTAAAAACGTGGTTAGGTGCGGATGCTGACCATGTTCAAAAGGAGTTTGCAGTTAACCAACAAATCATACTGATTATCGATGTGAGCACCCCACGTTGGTTTGTCGGTTCAACGACCATTGGTCATATCGATGTACCAAATTTAGTCGCTAAACAACGTCAAACCTCAGCGACAAATTATACGTCTTTACGTGATGGACAAACCTGGGCACATCAACGCTGGGAAATCACCTTATATCCTCAACATTCTGGACAATATACGATCCCTGCATTACCTGTGACTACCCATATAGCCGGAAATCAGGCTAAAAAAGTCAAAGGGACGATCTGGACAAGTAAATTGACCTTTGATGCTCGTTTACCCGATGGAACCTTAACAGATAAAGAGCAATGGTTTTCGGCTACCGATGCCAGCATTAAACAGACATGGCTCACTTCTAACGAAAAAGTGAAAGTAGGAGATGCCATCACTCGCACTGTTAATATTGAAGCGAAAAATGCGTTATCCATGTTGTTGCCTCAAGCATTGAACAGTACTTCTAGTTCGCAGTACCAAGCCTATGCCGACCCTGCGCAATTATCCGATACCAGTGAGCGTGGAGAATATCTCTCCAGCCGTCAGGATAAAGTGGTTTATGTACTTCAACAGGGCGGCGATATTCGCTTTCCAGCACTTACTATCAAATGGTGGAATACCAAAACCCAAAAAGTAGAAACTGTGGTATTAGCTGGTAAGACTTTTCATGTAACCCATACACCAAGCTCATTTATTAAAGCGTATTGGCCAGTGATGGCCTACCTTTTGCTCATCGTCATTGGGCTTTGCGTGATATTGCTGATGATTCGTCGTTACTTACGTCATCATGAAATACCGTTATTCTTGCAGTTTCAACGTGCTGTGCGACAAAAAGACTATGCTCGTTCACGATTGATTTTATACATCAAATTAAAACGTGAAACTAAGAGTAATACATTTAATGCTAATGAGGGGGTGGCTGATATTGGTGAAACTCTTGTGCATGATGCAGCAACTTTGAATTGGCGGTCAATATGGCGAAAAATAAAGCCTAACCATCAACATTCTTCATCGATATTGACGCCATTAGAGTTGGATAAAAAATTAAAAGAGCTCTCAAAGCATTAAGATCTTGTTGAGAGTATCTGAATTAAAGGTGGTGATAAAACAACCAGTGCTTATCGTCTAATATATTGATAGTGAATAGATTAAAAATAGGTATGACAAATAATTACGAATAATTGTGAAGAAGATTAAATTTATCGTTGATGTTTATTAAACCATGACAACAAACCGTAATCGGTTCTTTTATGTTTGGATAGTTTCAGTACAATGAGGAAAGCATTTTTATTTTGAAGTTGGCTATGAAAAATACAGAATTGAATCTTATCCCGATCTTTGTTGCCATTTATGAAGAGCAAAGCTTATCGAAAGCGGCGAAGAGATTATCTATTAGTCAACCCGCGGTCAGTAAAGCATTAAAGCGATTACGTGAAGTCTATGAAGATCCGTTATTTAATCGTTCTATTAGTGGTGTGGAACCAACCACCTTTGCAATGGATATTTATCCTGCTTTTGAAGCCGCCTTGGCAAATTTTAATAGCACTTTATCTTCTTCACGTAACTTTGACCCTAAAACATCGAATAAAACCTTTTCTATCGCTTGCTTATCCGTCCTTGGATTTAATTGGTTAAGTGATTTAATTGAACTTATCCAGCAAACCGCGCCGTTTATTTCTTTAGAAGTCCACCCTTTATTTACCCAAGATTATGAAACCGATTTGAGATTACAACGCTATGATTTGATTATAGGCATTGCTCCGCATTCTCGTTCGATGTTGAAACATGAATTATTGGTAAAAGAGCAGGGGTGCGTAGTGTATAGTGACACTCACCCAAGATTAAATCATCAACATTTAGATAAAGAGGCGTTTTTTAATGAAGAGCATATTGCGATTTCTCGTTGGCAGGTGCGTAGAAGTTTGTTGAATAACGATCATATACATAATATTGATGAACGTAGAATTATCCACCGAGTGCCTGGCGCACCTGAAATGCTTTCTGTCATAGAGAAAACGGAGTGTATTGGACTTTTGCCTCAGTCGACGGTCGATTATTTTAAATCTTTATATAAAGTAAAAATTGCCCCATTGCCATTTGATAACGTTGATTTTGGGTTTTGCATTATATGGCACCCGAGTCGAACCAACGATACGGCTCATCAATGGTTACGAAAACAATTAAAGATTGCGGTGGAGCGTCGTAAAACAGAATAACTCATCGGATTGAGTACTCTTAGCCAATACTCTAAATGGATTTTACATGATAAAAACAGTACACCCTTGGTTCATCATGATATTTTTGGGCTTTTTATTGGTTACGAGTAGCCAGTTTTTTACGGCTAACAGCGGCTTTTTTTTGGCGAGCGCCCATGCCTCAACACCTGATGAACAATGCTCCAGTTGTCATCAACAGCAAGTGGCTGATTGGCAGCAATCGGATCATTTTCATGCGATGGAAGTCGCGACAGTGGAAACCAGTCTAGGAAAGTTTGATGGTTCGAGTATCGATTATTTAGGACATCAAGCTAAGTTCAGCACGGACAGTGAACACAGGTTGTGGGTGGACTTCATTGATGAATCTGGCCAACATCATCATCTCAATATCCTCTATACCTTTGGTTATCAACCTTTACAACAATATCTTTTTGATGCTGGCAATGGCCGTTGGCAATTCATTCCTTTTGCGTGGGACTCTCGTGCTCAACAAGATGGTGGACAACGTTGGTTTGTTGTCCATCCTGATCAAGCGCCAAACGATACGTTTCACTGGACGCAACCGGGGCAAAATTGGAACCAAATGTGTGCCGATTGCCATGTTACGGATTACCAAAAGAATTACGATGATAAAACTAAGCGTTATCAGCCTCAATATTCAGCATTAAATGTTAGCTGTAATGCCTGTCATGGAGATGAGTCAAAACATATCCAGTGGGCAAAAGGTGATCATAGCATTGCCAATAAAGGCTATGACGTGAATATTAAACAGCAAACGCCAGTTTTTCATAAAAATAAAGATGGCAAGATGGAGCCAGTTCAACCTTTGGTGGCTTCTAAGCAAATTGAAACTTGTGCGACTTGCCATGCTCGACGTTCACAATTAGCGGATCGACATTCCCCTCAAGATATCGTCAATGCCTTCATGCCATCCCTATTAAGTGCTGATATTTATTACCCTGATGGTCAAATCTCAGATGAAGTGTATGTATGGGGCTCATTTATGCAAAGTAAAATGCATGAACAGGGGGTAACTTGTACCAATTGTCATAATCCACATTCTGGAAAGCTGAAATTACAAGGAAATCAAACCTGTACGCAATGTCATACGGCGAGTGATTATGATAGTGATGCCCATCATAAACATGGCAATTTTACTCAAGGCAATCAATGTGTCGACTGTCATATGCCGGCAAAAACCTATATGCAAGTCGATCCAAGACGAGATCATAGTTTTAAAGTACCAAGACCAGATTTAACCTTGTCAACCGGTTCACCGAATGCTTGTAATGCTTGTCATCAAGATAATGATGCAGCATGGAGTCTTGAGCAATTGAAAAAGTGGTATCCACAGAGCGCATACATAAACGCACCTCATTACGCAACTATTTTCCATCAAGCCGATCATGGTGCATTATCCACCAGTGCGGAGTTATCCAAAATAGCTCAAGATAATCAGTATCCAGATATTGTCAGAGCATCGGCTCTAGAACGTATGGCTACGTTGCCCGATAACAATGCCATGGTAGCAATCACTCGTGCAATTAAAGAGACGGAGCCATTAAAACGCTTAGGAGCGATTGCCGCAGCACAGAACTTTCCAATCATGCAAAAATGGCAGATGTTAAGCCCGTTATTGCAAGATAACAATCTGTCAGTAAGAACCGAAGCCGCCCGCACATTGGCCCCCGTCATTCCTGATCTTGCCGCTTCTGCTAAACTAACACCCCAAGAACGTTCTCAATTAAATGAAGTGCTTAATGAATATAAGAAGGTACAACAATATCAATCTGATCGAGGGTTTGCTCATGTCGCTTTGGGGAATTTAGCTATTAACTTAAATCGCTTAGATGAAGCCGAGCAG
This Vibrio aphrogenes DNA region includes the following protein-coding sequences:
- a CDS encoding tetratricopeptide repeat protein; the encoded protein is MIKTVHPWFIMIFLGFLLVTSSQFFTANSGFFLASAHASTPDEQCSSCHQQQVADWQQSDHFHAMEVATVETSLGKFDGSSIDYLGHQAKFSTDSEHRLWVDFIDESGQHHHLNILYTFGYQPLQQYLFDAGNGRWQFIPFAWDSRAQQDGGQRWFVVHPDQAPNDTFHWTQPGQNWNQMCADCHVTDYQKNYDDKTKRYQPQYSALNVSCNACHGDESKHIQWAKGDHSIANKGYDVNIKQQTPVFHKNKDGKMEPVQPLVASKQIETCATCHARRSQLADRHSPQDIVNAFMPSLLSADIYYPDGQISDEVYVWGSFMQSKMHEQGVTCTNCHNPHSGKLKLQGNQTCTQCHTASDYDSDAHHKHGNFTQGNQCVDCHMPAKTYMQVDPRRDHSFKVPRPDLTLSTGSPNACNACHQDNDAAWSLEQLKKWYPQSAYINAPHYATIFHQADHGALSTSAELSKIAQDNQYPDIVRASALERMATLPDNNAMVAITRAIKETEPLKRLGAIAAAQNFPIMQKWQMLSPLLQDNNLSVRTEAARTLAPVIPDLAASAKLTPQERSQLNEVLNEYKKVQQYQSDRGFAHVALGNLAINLNRLDEAEQHFKKSIEIEPIFIPAYVNLADVYRQKRQEQKAQDILVQALNIAPENASIYYAQAMSYVRNKQKPLAIPTLEKAIQLAPDNVDYRYTYSLLLKDQGQKEKALKVLREAYAINQDRPDLAYAITQNYLETNNYPLALYYAKELQRLLPNNPQISQLINQIEDAVP
- a CDS encoding LysR family transcriptional regulator — its product is MKNTELNLIPIFVAIYEEQSLSKAAKRLSISQPAVSKALKRLREVYEDPLFNRSISGVEPTTFAMDIYPAFEAALANFNSTLSSSRNFDPKTSNKTFSIACLSVLGFNWLSDLIELIQQTAPFISLEVHPLFTQDYETDLRLQRYDLIIGIAPHSRSMLKHELLVKEQGCVVYSDTHPRLNHQHLDKEAFFNEEHIAISRWQVRRSLLNNDHIHNIDERRIIHRVPGAPEMLSVIEKTECIGLLPQSTVDYFKSLYKVKIAPLPFDNVDFGFCIIWHPSRTNDTAHQWLRKQLKIAVERRKTE